Below is a window of Corynebacterium kalinowskii DNA.
AAGGGCGCAGATTGGCGAGCCATCTCCCTCCCCGCCACGAAAGAGCTACGCGACCCCCGCGTGCGTTGCGCGCTCAACATCGGCACAAACCGGCAGGCGCTTATCGACGGCCCCTTCGCCGGCTACGGATCCGCTGCCGCCACCCCCATCCCCGACTTCTATGGGGCGGCGCACAATCCCGAGGCGACGTTCGAATTCGACGCCAACAAGGCAAACGCGCTGCTCGATGAGGCAGGCCTGCACCGCGGCGCCGACGGCACCCGTTTCTCCCTTGAGCTGTACTACCCGGGGCAGGATTCGGGCCGCCGTGATCTGGCCGTGCAATTCGCCGCTCAAATGCGAGAACTCGGCATCTCGGTAGAGCCCAAAGCTGGCACCTGGGACGACATCACTCCGCGGATGACTGAAATTGCGGTCGTGTTGGGCGGGGGCGAGATGCCTTACGACGTCAGCATGTCTGCCTACAATCAGCTGCACACGCGCACCTTAACCACGAGCCCCTATGACAACCCTGGCAACTACGGTTCGCCGGAACTCGATGCTCTGGTGGACAGCGCGCGCGGCCAGGTCGATGTCACGACTCGGGACAGCCTGTGGCGTGCTGCGCAGGAAAAATACGTCGCTAACCCATCGCTGATCATGGTGGGAACGGTGGATCACGTGTACCTTTCTCGCCCCAATTCCTGGGTGAAGCCGGATCTCATGCTCGAGCCGCATATCCATGGCGCGACGTGGGGACCATGGTGGAACCTCGCGGAGTGGAAGCGGTGACATCGCGCCCCAATCTGGCTGGCCTGGGGCGAATGATAGCTCTGCGACTGTTGGCGATTGCCGCAACCGTGTTCGGCGTGACCTTTGCCATCTTCGGGCTGAGCGCCGCATCGCCCCTCGATCCCTTGGCGTACCAGCTCGGCGCGCGATACGGACAGTACACCGAAGCCGAACGTGCCGAGCTGGCCGTTTCGCTCGGGCTGGATCGGCCGTGGTGGCAGCAGTTTTTGAACTGGTGGTCGGCCGTGTTCCAAGGGGATCTCGGCTATTCCCGTATCTATCGCAAACCGGTTGCGGACGTCGTCGCGGAACGGTTGCCGTGGACGGCGCTGCTCTCCGGGTTCGGGCTCGCTTTGATGCTGGTGGCGGTGGTGGCGCTCGCGCTGTGGGCGGCGCGAAAACCTCGTGGACTAATTGCCCGCGGGATGGATGGATTCGGCGTGCTGCTGGCAGCCACGCCCTCCTTCGTCTACGCGCTTGGCGTCATCGCGGTCTTCGGAGTGGCGCTGCACGCCATTCCGCTGGGAGGCGCTGCCCCGCCTGGTGTGGCACCGACGCTAGCCGGGGTTGGGCCGTACGTGGTCGCGCCGGGGATGGTGCTTGCGCTGTCTTTGGCATCCTGGCCACTGTTGGCAACGGTCGAAGCAACCAGAGAGGCTGCCAGTTCTCCGGCGGTGCTCAGCGCGCGCTTGCGGGGTGTGCCCGAATCGCAGGTGGTGTTGCGCCACGTGCTGCCGGTTTCGTTGCTGCCCCTGGTGACCGTGGTGGGCGCGCGGCTCGGTGAGCTCGTGGTCGGGGCGGTGATTGTGGAGTCGGTATTTTCCTGGCCAGGTCTTGCCCAGGCGACCGTGGAAGCGGCCGTGGCTACCGATTTTCCCTTGTTGGCCTTTGTCACCGCGGCCACCACCGTATTGGTGATGCTCGGTTCACTGTTGTCCGACATCGCCTATCTCTTGCTGGATCCGCGGGTGAGCGATGTCTAGGTGGATCTTCGGGGTGCTCATCGGCTATGCGCTATTGGTTCCTTTGTTCTTCGCCGACGGCGCAGCCTCCTTCGCCACCGCGCTACAACCACCGAGCGCTCAGCATGTGTTCGGCACCGATCACTTCGGCTACGACCTATTTATCCGCACCGCCGAGTCGCTGCGGGCATCGCTGCTGGTGGGCGCGTTCTCTGCGGCCATTGCTGCGTTCATCGGCGCTGCCCTCGGACTGGTGTCTGCCACTGTCGGCGGCCTGATGGACCGCATCCTCATGCGCCTGAGCGACGCCGTCGGCGCCATCCCACACTTGATTCTGTCCGTGGTCATCGTGGCGTTGTTCAAGGGTTCGCTGACGGCATTAGTGCTGGCCATTGCTCTAACGCACTGGACCACCGTGGCGCGAGTCGTGCGCTCGGCCGTCCTGGCGGCGCGGACCTCGGCCTACGTGGAAGCTGCCTACGGGGCAGGAGCCAGCCACTGGTGGGTGCTGCGCCACCACCTTGCACCCGCGGCCGCGGGACAAATCGTTATCGCCCTGGCGATGATCGCTCCGCATGCCATCTGGCACGAGTCGGCGCTGTCTTTCCTCGGCCTTGGCATGCAACCCGATGACCCCTCGCTGGGCACCCTACTTGATCTCGCGCGGGCGGATATCACCCAGGGTGCCTGGTGGACACTGGTGTTCCCCGGGCTCGCGCTGCTGGCCACCACCTTGGCCGGAGTCAGCCTCATCCCACGAAAGCGTGCAGCCGAGCCGCCGGAGCACATTCCTACCGGCACAGGCGCACTGAAAGCAGAGAATCTCACCATCAAGGTGGGGGAACAAGTACTGCTCGACCGTGTCTCCTTGCGCGTCGAGCCTGGCACCATCCACTTGCTCATCGGAGACTCCGGGGCAGGCAAGACGACCCTGGCCAAGGCTCTGCTCGGCATCATTCCAGCAGGTGCGTCGATGAGCGGTCGGGTATCGCGCCCGGCTGCCGTCGGATTTCTGCCCCAAGCGTTCACCCCGGTGCGACGGATTGGGCCGCAACTGGCTGAAGTGTGCGGGAAGGACAACGTTGCAGCGCTGCTGGATCGGGTACGGCTGGAACCGGGCGTCGCAAAGCTGTTCCCGCACCAGCTTTCGGGCGGGATGGTGCAGCGTGCCGGCCTGGCTGGGGCGCTGGCGAACAACCCGGCTTACCTCATCGCGGACGAACCAACGAGCGCGCTGGATCCTGAGCTGCGTTCGGCGTTGCTGGCGACACTTCGCGAGCTCGCTGATTCCGGGATTGGTGTCCTCCTCGTCAGCCACGACGTTGCGGCGGCGACCGCCATCGCAGACCAAGTGACGGTGCTGGAGAAGGTGCGACATGGCTAGGGGGCTCGTCGCGGAATCAATCAGCGTGCCGCACGCACGGCTTTCAGAAGTCTCGGTGCAGCTCGCGCAGGGGGAGCTTTTAGGCCTCGTCGGCCCCTCCGGCGTCGGCAAAACCACCCTCGCGCGGGTGCTCAGTGGCGCCATCCGGCCCGATTCGGGACGCGTGCTTATCGACGGCCAACCTCTTTCCTACGCTCGCAGCCACCGGCGCACCGACATCGCGCTCATCGGGCAGGACCCGCGTGCAGCCTGCAACCCCCGGTGGTCGCTGGAGCGCATCATTACAGAGCCGCAGCGGATCGCGGGTGCTGACGTGGATGCTGTTTCTTGCGCCGAGCGGGCGTTGCTCCCGATTGAGCTGTTGGGAAGAAAGCCGGACGAGGTGAGCGACGGGCAATTGCAACGGGCGTGTATCGCGCGGGCGCTGGCGCAACGGCCCCGCTACTTGCTGTGTGATGAGCCGACGTCAGCGCTAGATCCGGCGAAGAAGAAGCGGATCGCCGCAGTGTTGCGGGATATCGCCGACAGTGGGGTAGGAG
It encodes the following:
- a CDS encoding ABC transporter permease subunit, translated to MSRWIFGVLIGYALLVPLFFADGAASFATALQPPSAQHVFGTDHFGYDLFIRTAESLRASLLVGAFSAAIAAFIGAALGLVSATVGGLMDRILMRLSDAVGAIPHLILSVVIVALFKGSLTALVLAIALTHWTTVARVVRSAVLAARTSAYVEAAYGAGASHWWVLRHHLAPAAAGQIVIALAMIAPHAIWHESALSFLGLGMQPDDPSLGTLLDLARADITQGAWWTLVFPGLALLATTLAGVSLIPRKRAAEPPEHIPTGTGALKAENLTIKVGEQVLLDRVSLRVEPGTIHLLIGDSGAGKTTLAKALLGIIPAGASMSGRVSRPAAVGFLPQAFTPVRRIGPQLAEVCGKDNVAALLDRVRLEPGVAKLFPHQLSGGMVQRAGLAGALANNPAYLIADEPTSALDPELRSALLATLRELADSGIGVLLVSHDVAAATAIADQVTVLEKVRHG
- a CDS encoding ABC transporter permease produces the protein MIALRLLAIAATVFGVTFAIFGLSAASPLDPLAYQLGARYGQYTEAERAELAVSLGLDRPWWQQFLNWWSAVFQGDLGYSRIYRKPVADVVAERLPWTALLSGFGLALMLVAVVALALWAARKPRGLIARGMDGFGVLLAATPSFVYALGVIAVFGVALHAIPLGGAAPPGVAPTLAGVGPYVVAPGMVLALSLASWPLLATVEATREAASSPAVLSARLRGVPESQVVLRHVLPVSLLPLVTVVGARLGELVVGAVIVESVFSWPGLAQATVEAAVATDFPLLAFVTAATTVLVMLGSLLSDIAYLLLDPRVSDV
- a CDS encoding ABC transporter ATP-binding protein, producing the protein MARGLVAESISVPHARLSEVSVQLAQGELLGLVGPSGVGKTTLARVLSGAIRPDSGRVLIDGQPLSYARSHRRTDIALIGQDPRAACNPRWSLERIITEPQRIAGADVDAVSCAERALLPIELLGRKPDEVSDGQLQRACIARALAQRPRYLLCDEPTSALDPAKKKRIAAVLRDIADSGVGVLFISHEHALVDSVADRVVAL